A region from the Chanodichthys erythropterus isolate Z2021 chromosome 5, ASM2448905v1, whole genome shotgun sequence genome encodes:
- the tysnd1 gene encoding peroxisomal leader peptide-processing protease isoform X2 yields MGAGAIQESTIEKSSQLKTGSIQAPLTATRPSGSEFYPRVALIETGLLWGSGVLLNHNLVLTCRHVVNEKSVLTVKVNFGGRFHAVSGKVLYSAVPSSPYDIAVVELQESLTDLIKPQFTTYFHPGEDVVVVGYGALGSRCGPSLTSGILSRVISHQSQPVMLQTTCAVQSGASGGAVVRSATGELLGIVSSNTRDFTAEVTYPHLNFSIPVTVLEPLLRRFDQTADAAVFKVLDSAEDEVRKIWRLQSIQSKL; encoded by the exons atgggg GCTGGTGCCATACAGGAGTCGACGATAGAAAAGTCATCACAGTTAAAAACTGGCTCTATTCAAGCTCCATTAACTGCAACCCGACCCTCAGGTTCTGAATTTTACCCCAGAGTGGCACTGATTGAGACCGGCCTGCTGTGGGGTTCTGGTGTGCTATTAAATCACAACCTGGTTCTGACCTGCAGGCATGTGGTGAATGAAAAGTCTGTTCTTACAGTCAAAGTCAACTTTGGAGGAAG ATTTCATGCAGTAAGTGGTAAGGTGCTGTATTCAGCAGTACCTTCATCTCCATATGATATCGCTGTAGTGGAGCTTCAGGAATCCCTCACAGACCTAATAAAACCGCAGTTTACCACATACTTTCACCCAG GTGAGGATGTAGTTGTCGTGGGTTATGGAGCTTTAGGGAGCCGCTGTGGCCCCTCGTTGACCTCAGGGATCTTATCCAGAGTCATCAGCCATCAGTCTCAGCCTGTGATGCTACAGACTACATGTGCAGTGCAGTCTGGAGCCAGTGGTGGCGCTGTGGTTCGTTCTGCCACTGGGGAATTGTTAG GTATCGTGTCCAGCAACACAAGAGACTTCACAGCAGAAGTGACTTATCCCCACCTGAACTTCAGCATCCCAGTGACCGTTCTGGAACCTCTGCTGAGACGTTTTGATCAAACTGCAGATGCTGCTGTGTTTAAGGTCTTGGACAGTGCAGAGGATGAAGTCAGAAAAATATGGAGACTACAGAGCATTCAAAGCAAGCTTTGA
- the tysnd1 gene encoding peroxisomal leader peptide-processing protease isoform X1, translated as MKTAEEACCVVTVSETPLNLTSGSQNRAISCSGVFLNYQSGIVVCSGIMFSRFINDRQSMKKDTKILHSGSFTKETKVYVDYNHFCPNQSCVMERRNASRQEAQLLMMINCVEFQEAFDKIFKGAENWGFYSGSLDTELLEDSRFLTWFALLKVPISSTCTSKETIPWVKSGTLKKGCHVIACGSPFGGLCPDLFMNSISKGIVSNLAGDGNALILTDARCLPGTEGGGVFISKGGRSYLMGLIVSPLCWKSDEWIGLTLVCSVHLILKNMVQAGAIQESTIEKSSQLKTGSIQAPLTATRPSGSEFYPRVALIETGLLWGSGVLLNHNLVLTCRHVVNEKSVLTVKVNFGGRFHAVSGKVLYSAVPSSPYDIAVVELQESLTDLIKPQFTTYFHPGEDVVVVGYGALGSRCGPSLTSGILSRVISHQSQPVMLQTTCAVQSGASGGAVVRSATGELLGIVSSNTRDFTAEVTYPHLNFSIPVTVLEPLLRRFDQTADAAVFKVLDSAEDEVRKIWRLQSIQSKL; from the exons ATGAAGACCGCTGAAGAGGCATGTTGTGTTGTCACAGTATCCGAGACGCCCCTCAACCTCACATCTGGATCTCAGAATCGAGCAATAAGCTGTAGTGGAGTATTTCTAAATTACCAGTCTGGAATTGTTGTCTGTAGTGGCATTATGTTTtcacgctttataaatgataGACAGTCCATGAAGAAAGACACGAAGATATTGCATTCTGGAAGTTTCACTAAAGAGACAAAAGTGTATGTAGACTACAATCACTTTTGCCCCAACCAATCGTGTGTAATGGAGAGACGCAACGCGAGCCGTCAAGAAGCTCAATTGTTAATGATGATCAATTGCGTGGAGTTTCAAGAAGCATTTGACAAAATCTTCAAGGGGGCCGAAAATTGGGGCTTTTATAGTGGTAGTTTGGATACAGAACTCCTGGAAGACTCCAGGTTTTTAACGTGGTTTGCACTCCTAAAAGTGCCCATTTCGTCCACGTGCACCAGTAAAGAAACTATTCCATGGGTGAAGAGTGGCACTCTTAAAAAGGGATGTCATGTTATTGCATGTGGGTCTCCATTTGGTGGTCTCTGTCCTGACCTCTTTATGAACTCAATTAGTAAAGGTATAGTTAGCAATCTGGCAGGAGATGGGAATGCACTGATCCTGACCGATGCCCGCTGCTTGCCTGGCACCGAAGGAGGAGGCGTGTTTATTAGCAAAGGAGGCAGATCTTACCTCATGGGTTTGATCGTTTCACCACTGTGCTGGAAATCTGATGAATGGATTGGACTGACACTTGTGTGCTCTGTTCACCTCATTCTGAAAAACATGGTACAGGCTGGTGCCATACAGGAGTCGACGATAGAAAAGTCATCACAGTTAAAAACTGGCTCTATTCAAGCTCCATTAACTGCAACCCGACCCTCAGGTTCTGAATTTTACCCCAGAGTGGCACTGATTGAGACCGGCCTGCTGTGGGGTTCTGGTGTGCTATTAAATCACAACCTGGTTCTGACCTGCAGGCATGTGGTGAATGAAAAGTCTGTTCTTACAGTCAAAGTCAACTTTGGAGGAAG ATTTCATGCAGTAAGTGGTAAGGTGCTGTATTCAGCAGTACCTTCATCTCCATATGATATCGCTGTAGTGGAGCTTCAGGAATCCCTCACAGACCTAATAAAACCGCAGTTTACCACATACTTTCACCCAG GTGAGGATGTAGTTGTCGTGGGTTATGGAGCTTTAGGGAGCCGCTGTGGCCCCTCGTTGACCTCAGGGATCTTATCCAGAGTCATCAGCCATCAGTCTCAGCCTGTGATGCTACAGACTACATGTGCAGTGCAGTCTGGAGCCAGTGGTGGCGCTGTGGTTCGTTCTGCCACTGGGGAATTGTTAG GTATCGTGTCCAGCAACACAAGAGACTTCACAGCAGAAGTGACTTATCCCCACCTGAACTTCAGCATCCCAGTGACCGTTCTGGAACCTCTGCTGAGACGTTTTGATCAAACTGCAGATGCTGCTGTGTTTAAGGTCTTGGACAGTGCAGAGGATGAAGTCAGAAAAATATGGAGACTACAGAGCATTCAAAGCAAGCTTTGA